The Carassius auratus strain Wakin chromosome 21, ASM336829v1, whole genome shotgun sequence sequence TCTCTAGCTGTCCTTTTTCCTTCATCTCGTTTGCATGGCGACTGCTCCAATTCTCTGCGGCTGAAACAGCATCTGCCAGCTGGGCTTCCTGTAAAGataatttgattatttgataTCATATACTGGCATTGAAAAAtctaaactaacattaaaaagtttggggtcagttaattttttttttgctcacagatgctgcatttatttgctagtGAATgcagttaataaatatattattgtaaaatattaatgcaatttaaaataagtgttttctattttattatattgtaaaatggcaaagctgaattttcagcatcattactccagtcttcagtgtcacctgatccttcagaaattaaccgaatatgctgatttgctcaagaaacattaatattatcaatgttaaaaatagctatgttgcttcatattttttttgtgtaacaCGTGATATTTCCAGGATTtgttgattaatagaaagttcaaaagaacagaataaaaatgttatattataatctCACATcagtcacttctgatcaatttaatgtggtCTTGCTGTATAAAACGAACTGTCCCCAAACATTACTGTATATAGTAAGCCATCCATTTCCAGAGTCATTCCACAGGATTGATATGAGATGCGAATTACTGAGCTGTTTTTTTCAACAGCATAATACTTCTTGAAACATTTATTGTAGCAAACTGATATTTAAGAACATGGGTAAGCAGTGCACATTAAGCTCATTCAACTCACTATCTCCAAGAGCTGGGCACTGAGCTGTCCCACAGTGTCTTCACTGCGTTGTGCCCGCTGTTTCTGTGCCCGTGTGGCTTTTTTCAGGGCCTCCTTATCAGCCTCCACTTGCTGTCTGAGGTCACGCAACTGATTCTGCAGGTGATCTACCTCCCCCTGCTGCTGGCTGATGGATCGCTCTAGATTCTGAACCAAATCAACACACTTTCATACATTCATAATATACCACATATACTTGATTCTATCAAGTTATTCAGCTATCAACTAGACATGTCAAGTAGAATAAACACTATAACATGTCAGTGGCACATGCCATTAAGTTGTAAGCCAATGCTGTATGCATTACCCTGATTTGCACATTGAGACGGTTATTTTCTGCCTCTTTATTGCGAAGCTGACCCTGCAGATGTGCTCGAGTGGACTCCAAGACTTTGGACAGTTCAGTGGTGGTCTTTGCACTGTCCTGTTAAAATGGAAATTTATAAAGGTTCACAAATAATTGTCAGTGtcgtgtctaaaaaaaaaaaaaaaaaaaaaaaaaaaacatgcttaaaaatacagtttacCTTTTCACTTTCTAACATGGAAGTGAGCTGGTTAATCTCTCTGTCTTTGTCCTGAAGCTTTACAAGAATACGCTGGAATACAGAAAGGAGTTaatggttataaaatataaataaatcgaAAAAACACCCGTTTACAGTGCAACATGCTTTACACAAACATAACACAAACCGAATTTTCTGCTTCCACATCAGAAAGTTTTTTCAGAAGCACGTCTTTCTGCTCTAAGAGTCTTAGTGATTCCATCTGTTATAACACAAAGTAGTATAGAAAGGTGTTTTAAGTACATTAAAATGAAGTTgttcaataatattattttgtgcaGAGCAGTACTTCTCGACTATGCTGTTCTCTCAGAAGATGTCTGAGGGCTCTGTTAGTGCTCTCAAAAGTCTCCAGCTTCTGCAGCAAGAGCTCTTTCTGTCGGGTCAAGATTGTTGAATCGGATCCGGACATCTTTTTCTCCTGGACAAAGGTATGAAAATGTTGTTTCTGGCTCTTTTTCAAGATattgtattttcacatttttacaaaaaCCAATCAGAGATGTTTTGGAAGGTGTATTCTGCTCACACTCGGATTCCTGGACATATTGCTGACTGTTTCACGGAGGGCCGACACCTGCTTGGCGGCTGCACTGCTGTCCATCTCTGCTTCCAGCAGTTTCCTGAGGAGAACATCTTTGTCTGGCTGCAAACTGTCTCTCTCTAATCTAGACAAGAAGAAATGGTGCAAACTGAATTTTAAATTTGTTATACATAAtagcaaaatgttaaaatgtcaacAATTTCATCATACCTCCCAAGATCATTCCCCTCCAGCATTTTTTCCATAGACTCCCGTAGGCGGGAGTTCTCCTGCTCGGTGGCCTCCAGCTCCCGGGCGACCTCTGCAAGCTCCTCCTCCTGCTCAGCGATGACGCGCTGTGATGCGCTCAATCTCTCCGACTGACGCTCTAGCAGCTGCTCCTTCTTACGAAGCTCTACCTGCAAACAGAcatcacacactttatttatttcacatgtgTGAAACACTATTCTATTtactatataaatgtgtgtgagtgcaaaataatcatattataatttattgaaatgtatatatgtatatatatatatatatatatatatatatatatatatatatatatatatatatatatatatatatatatatatatataaaaatacattacactttaaaaaaacaaaaaataaaaataaaaaacggtgcattcaggctatcaatttttacctatcatgtgttcccagggaattttacatttttacatttatttatttaagaagtaGACagttattcagtaaggatgcattaaattgatcacaaaTGACagtaatggtttccacaaaaatattaagaagtacAACTGGTGtcaacattgatgatgatgataaatattAGATtcatatgatttctgaagtatcatgttaCACTGAATACAGGaagaatggctgctgaaaattcagctttgacatgctatattaaaatagaaaacagttattgtaataacatttcacaatattactatttttactgtatttttttaacgaataaatgcagccttgagtgacagttaGAAACTTCATCCATAATCTTTAATGATAGTGTTAAATCATAACCACAAAAGAATATATCTTTTAGACCTAAAACTATAGTGTATATGTGgtgtatttgttattaattagTGGATGAATATTTTCTGGGATAtaattttggtgaaaaaaaaaaaagaatgacaataAAATTGCCTTTGAAAAATGTCTCTATTTCTCCAATCTCTTATTTCTCACCTCATTTTTCAGAGAGCTGACCTCTGTCATAAGGCTGTCGATCTTCCTCTCGTACTGATTGATGCGTCCATGCAGTGCCTCTTCTTCATCCGTGGAGAGATCTTCTATTCGGAGAGGAGACTGGGAACGTTCTGGTTCCTGTGGAGGTGTTATCTCCAGACGATGAGATGGCccctaaaatatacataaatatcaaaacatctaaaacaacaaaaaaacgtttCTTTCATGCAAAGTGTGTAATATTTTACACAAATTGTGCACAAGCACAAAGGGAATTTATCTGTAATATTTAATTGACCTCCCACTTATATGAAGTCTCTCGTGTTGAGACCTTGCCAGGTGGGATCCATGGGACCCTCGTCTTCACCTTAGCCGTAGGATGCAAGCTACTTTTAGTTTTAACCTGGAAGATAAAAGACATAAATGATGAGTGATGGGTTTTTATTTCTCAGAAGCATTTATAGAACTGAAGCTCCACACCTCTATAGACATTTCTTTATTCTTGTGTAATGATcattgtatttatacatttaataatattttgaggaTGGTTATACCTGGGCTGTCTTTGTAGGGCTGCATTTTGTGCTCTTCTTCACATGCACGTGCACAGGTGTGGTCTCGTTCACATGCACGTGCAGAGGTGGGGAAGAAGAGCTTGTTCTCATTGATTTTCTCTGCAAAAAagataaatatcaataaataggcattcatgaattaattttataaaaacatcCAGATTGTACGACTGCTAGAACCAAGAAACATACAATCTTGTATATCATGTAATGCATGGTCATGATTAATATACATGTTCTACATCACTGATATTAATAAGTAGGTGGCATGTAATATTTGACATCTCTTAAAAATGGGATGTCTGATGatctaacaaataaattaaaaatgcattataaataaaaaggtataaaaacatatatgtgcgcacacacatacattttagtattttaaattaaaataaaaatgcatccaGTCATAACCACACACTAACTACACAAGTTATGTACCGGTCTGTGTTTATGGATCAGGGAACACATGTCTGAAGGATCATTTTACTGGTCTTACATCTTCAGGTCATGTTTCAGAGGACAGTGCTCAAGACTATCAGAGGTAAACCGAGACCACCACAACAGACCCTCCTACAAATTATGACTTACATCTTGCTTAACGTAAAGGTTACATCAAATTCTCTATATCCAAGAACATGTATGTTCATAACCATATACCACCATTACATCACAAATGGACTCAGAAGTGAATGAAAGCCAAATAGGACACTGAGCTGCAAGCTAATAGGCAATTAACCTCCAGAGGAAGCTGAAACGAGCTTTTACGACACATAAATACAAAGACACATAAACAGAAATGACACAGAAATCATGAGTAAGACAGAGAAACTGCAAATATAGCAGGAGAATGGTCCATTAATCAGTAGAAGTATGGTTTGAAGATGTCTACAATACAAAGTCGTTAAAACATGAAGCGAAACTTATTTATTTGCACACAATCTTACCATGCGAAATTACAAACATTCAAGCGTCGATAcggataaaatgtatataaaaatagttGCGAACTACTTCAGCTTTCTTTTCATCCCAGAGTCCCGAAACCCCTTTCTTCCGGTGGGTAATCGGTCTTTCATTTGATTGGCTGATTCAAAAGGTTTCGTTGCAAGTGCGTGATCGTGATTGGAGGAAATCGCCTGACCTTGGTCAACGTTGTCTAGTACGTGGTCTATAGCAACGGTGTCCCTAGAAACCAAGCCTAACAAAAGCCCAAGCTTCAGTTGTTGTCAAGAATACAAACAAAAGCGTAGAATCTCTGTTTAACGACACCCAAGCGATGATCTTTGTTCGACCAGAAACTATAAACAAGTTGTGGAAATGCTATCTATTATTTTGTTTCAGCATCGGTTTGGTGAGCCATGTGACAAAAACCGGAAGCTAACAATACAAATTTTCTATCtagtagattgtgttttattaacatatacACCTACCCCAACCATAAACCTACCCTTACAATAATTCAAAAATAGTTATTAACGTTGTACAGTGTGAGAAAATGTACGCTATATTGACAtgcgcatgcccagtagtttTGTGGTAACAttatgccctgccttctgaaaaCGTCAAGAAGCCTAAAAACCGCGAAGCTTTCAATATAaaaacgtaaataaataaataaattggatatATTACAAATGTAATCTGTTTGATTAAATCAACCAATTTTAACGTTAAGATTATAAGTACGTTtcacggtaaaaaaaaaacacatctagttttttttttttactataatgttTTCCACaatataaataatgacaatttcaCATCTTTGGCATCAACAAAATCAAAGTTGCTCTTTTTATACAATGTATGGGTTTGCTGTAGATCTCTGAAGAGACTTGACTGGATTCTTGTGGATgcagtttcaaaataaaagtcatgcaAAGGCGTAATTTAAGCAATCATGCCTAAAACACCACAAGATGGTGATAGCGACCCTTTTCACTGACACTTGTGTTTCAAAAGTTTCATAAAAGCCCacacatacaaaaagtatttttattaaaaacaagaacaacaacgTTGCCACTTGCCATTTTTTAAAAAACttgatttacaaatataaaacaaaaccacagtatttaacacaacaaacaaatcattcatttaaacaataataaactatAAAGGTAATATTTTAGCACTTGTAGAAGTATTACATTGTTATGATAACATTATCTACACGAGTACCATATTTAATTTGCCAATAATACAAAGCTGGTTTTGATCTGCAAATCTACCGCATATTTCAGTTTATCTGGACGCTGTCGTTTTCGCCTGCACGCTCTTATCGAACTTTCAGCCTTATTAATTATTCATCTTACGTCATTATGGGAGGGTCCCGGACCCGGAAGTCAGATGTTGCTGTTGCTGTTGAGTCACCCCTGACTGGTAATAGGCAGATAGCGGAAAACAGCTAGAGGTGATGCTGGAGAGCTTGGCATCTTTGAACCGTCCCAGAGAGggaataaatgtgtttttcaattaGGATATCACCTCGAGCATCTGTGCTTTACTTTACAAGACTGACGTTTTATCAAAATGATGGAAGAAATTGACAGATTTCAAGTGCCACCGGTAAATCCAGAGATGAAGCTGCTGGTGAGTATCACTCACTCGCACTACGTAGAGAATAACACTGTGTACCTTTACAGGTCGTGGGAAATGACACTGTGTGAGAAGACTAGTAATTTTGTATTACCTAACCGAACCTGCTCCACAAAGGTCAGGCACATTAACTTACCAGATGTCATCTAAAGGATCGGTGGGGTTATTTAGACAAAACCGACATATCTATGCTGATACTATGCCAGTTGCTATGGTAGGCTACTGACATGTACTCAGTCGCGTTTAtgttaatgttatgttatgttaaacCTGCCTTAATGAGACCCAAATAAATCACTCACAACAAAAGTTATATACTGatgatgatataatttttttgaagGACAGAAATGGATGTTTGTTAATAGCTGTCCGATTCGTGAATATTACGTTCTTTTGAATCGGAGCTTTTCAATTAATCGGTcttcttgtttattgagtttGAATCAGGTCGACTCCCTGTGTATCGCACTGGAAAAGACGCTTAGGGTATTGTTCAAATGAATCGCCGAGAACCAAATGATTGAGTTCAATTTAGTGATTGTGTGGAATTGTTACTTTACAAAATCAAATAGCAAAATTTTAGCAAATTAACTGCTTTGCAATGTTTTGTTGTGGTAATATCAGGACCACGCAATGATGCGTTATGATGACGCAAACCAGtctctaaatgtttttattgttttaagcttAAACTGAATTAGAAtttgtacattaaataaaattaaaagtacaataacaaataaactcttaaaataacacaaatactgtacaatttAAGTTGTAATTACCGTCCTTGTGCTTTCATAGAAAGAATACAAGCCGTAAAGTACTTGACTTGAGTAGATTTGCACCCGTCAGCCCAGTCAGACACACACATCTTGAATTTCCTgaatgtattatttgtttcagagcTTGTGTAAACACATCGATTTCCAGTGAAgtaagtatgttttcattcaGTTAGTAGGCCTGCATTATCTGGCTGGACTGAAGTGTGCACTTAAAAAAATGCTGGACTGGTGAGATATGGGCCGGCTTGATAATGTCATTCCTTTTTCATAGGCGCCCCACTATTCCCAAAGTGGCAAAGACCCAGCTGTTACTCTATACAACATACTGTGCTTTCTCATTGCAATTCATTCTTCTGTGGACAGAAAATGATATACACCGACTGCAATATGTCTCCATCCTTTTATGAATTTACTAGTTATTGGCTTTCTGATTTGTTGTACCATACATAGATTAAGTtacataaataagaaaaaaatggcCAGTTTAATTTCAGAATGCCATGTGGATAAAAAGAGGGCTGCAATAACAGTTAGCTGCCACAGCGCTTGTCGGTTTGTGGTGACTGTAATTTTGCCAGGTAGGCGATTTTCTTGGATCAGCATCTTTTGTTGGTTATAGAAAACATACTTGTCGAACAAACATTGTCCTGACACAAACCCTAACCAGTAAATACCCCTCAGAAAATACCCCATCCCAccccttttattttatataaataaattaaaatatagggcTATAGAATATATATGTtgatagtgttgtcaaaagacccggtacttcggtaccaacttggtacaaaaaaaatgaaaatgtgttggtACCAGGTGTCTTTAAGTTCTTGATGCATACAGTGCTATAATTTCCGTGAAGCAGAAAACGCAGACAGAATCTCAAAATAcagtcatgaaaattaaacttacattttaatatggacagtcacggaatttgtcaacgttagcataaattaatcaaatcaaatctccatatggaccagtatctgtaaatgttaagccacaaaagttggttgaaatctgaatcctgcatgttcttcGCGTctcgtctctgtgtgaatgaatgaatgaatggtttgtttactactgaatactgaaattttggtaccgtgacaacactatatGTTGGTTATTGTTATCATGGTAGTCACCTTATGGATCATGCTTGCTGTGACTGGTCCAGAGTACATCTTGTCATGTAATCCCACCAATCCTTTTTATCACCTCAGCTGTGTCAGCATTTGCTCATCTTCATCTCCTTCATCAACCAACATCACCAAAATGCCATATTGACATAACATGTGGTCAGAAGGGGCATAAAGGTCCTGAAGTTCAGATCATAGTGTCCCACACGATgccattaatatatattaatatatatttaatctataATCTTTTCCCGTTGTTAAAAGTTGACCTCATTGACATTCATGAGGATGAACATTAGTCCTTGGGAGAGATTTTACACGAGATCTACAGGTGTACAATGTGTCAATGTGTCAGATTCATCATAGTAACCTTGTTTTTGATGTGGTTCTGTGGATGTGTGAAACTTGCTCTGCTCTAGATCAATTCAGACTTGCTTATGTGTTTCAGTTCCTATAGATTTCTGATCACCTTAATCTTGTAGATCAGCTTTAAACAATGAGACCAGAGATTAGGGTTGCATCAGATTGGGTTGTGTATGTTCTGAGGCTTGGTTTTCTCCAGTAGATCTTGCATAAATTTCACGGGCAGTTGTACATGTAGCTGGAATATGCATGACTTTAATGTTGTTCTTTGTGGTGTTGCTCTGAGATTTGTGTAGCATGTGTAGTCCAACTCAATAACATTGGATTACTCAACAGAGTCCTTTGTAGACCACGAAGTACAAAAACAGatagcatttttacatttatgttgacGTGAAGCATTACCTTGCTTTGAAGCTGTATCCTGATGCtcgaaaaaatgaaaattacattgtGGACGAGCAACAGCTGGAGATAAAGATGAATCACAGTGGACTTTATGCCCAGCATATGACTAGATGCTTCAGGAGCTTGATGGTATCCTGctattacccacaatcccctgcTGGTCTCTTTAGCTGGTGCTGAGCTTAAAGGGTTTGTGAGAGCCCTGCCAGGCCTACAGCTGGCACTATGCCAAGACTGAATCAGTGGGCAAAGAGGTTTCCTTCAATAACAAGTCTACTTCATGTTTGTTCCCCAAGTGGATTTCTTTATGATACAGATCTAGTGACCCCTCCAAAGGTTTTAGCATCTTTTATTCTGCTGACATGAGCtaagcatatttgttttgttaatgtcagacaattgatataatattttgataCTGATATTTGATATTGCTAATAGGTGCTTAGTGGAAAAGTTCATAAATCatatcaatgttattttagtattatttttacattatggtatcatatatgtttttatagtcattttaatttgctatcatttttatattttttcttttgattttagttttagtagtttgtgctatattcttttattttccttgttaagttttatttttcccCAAATATCTCTGTATATAGTAGTCTTTAttacttaaataatttattatattttattatattatttgaggatatatatatattcaatcgACATTGAAGTTATCAGTATTGTTGTATGGACTTTTTTcatctttctcttgaaaatatcccatatggggttcaggtcaggtaAGTAATATGGTTAGCAAACCACTTGTACGTGATTTTGGTACAGTGGGCAGGTGCTTAAGTCccactgaaaaagaaaataagcatCTCCATAAAGCATAAGGTGCTCCAAAgtctcctggtagatggcagcATTGattttggacttgataaaacacaataggCCAACACCAGCAGAAGTCACGGCAGCCAAATCATCAAtaacttcagaaacttcacattTGACTTCAAGCAACTTCGATTCTGTGCCTCTCCTTCAGACTCCAGACATTGATTTTCAAAtgaaaagcaaaactactttttacttttatttgaaaagaaGGCTACCTAACCAATTTCTAGCTCCCAGTCAACTTTgaatttaatatgctttgatacagcactctgtgaacagccagcccttccagtaatgaccttctgtaacttaccctctttgtggagggtgtcaatAATTGTTTTGTGGACCATTGTCAAGTCAGCggtcttccccattattgtggtttcaaagaacaagCAATACCCAGAATTTATACTATTGTCATTGaatgaaactcaaatgtaaatattctattATTTTGAAATACTGGATTACTGACTTTcatgagctatatatatatatatatatatatatatatatatatatatatatatatatatatatatatatatatatatatatatatgtatgaaattATATAGTGgcctttatattttcatattaaggGTTTCATTATGTTTGGGTTTCTGTGGCATCAGAATGTTTGAAAACCCTTGTGTTTCACAATTCACAGCATTCTATCTACTgaccagattgtttgtggtttgaaGTTTCAGTTAGTCATCTGGTATGTCATGAACTTCTCCAAAGACATAGCATTGCTATAATCGCATGACTCTAGGGGCTCATGATGACAGCCCAAAGACTCTCAGATGGCCACATGGGCCTCATCCAATAA is a genomic window containing:
- the odf2a gene encoding outer dense fiber protein 2, which codes for MRKSMRTSSSSPPLHVHVNETTPVHVHVKKSTKCSPTKTAQVKTKSSLHPTAKVKTRVPWIPPGKVSTRETSYKWEGPSHRLEITPPQEPERSQSPLRIEDLSTDEEEALHGRINQYERKIDSLMTEVSSLKNEVELRKKEQLLERQSERLSASQRVIAEQEEELAEVARELEATEQENSRLRESMEKMLEGNDLGRLERDSLQPDKDVLLRKLLEAEMDSSAAAKQVSALRETVSNMSRNPSEKKMSGSDSTILTRQKELLLQKLETFESTNRALRHLLREQHSREMESLRLLEQKDVLLKKLSDVEAENSRILVKLQDKDREINQLTSMLESEKDSAKTTTELSKVLESTRAHLQGQLRNKEAENNRLNVQIRNLERSISQQQGEVDHLQNQLRDLRQQVEADKEALKKATRAQKQRAQRSEDTVGQLSAQLLEIEAQLADAVSAAENWSSRHANEMKEKGQLEMEITLLNSRITDLTEQLHGQEEKARAERDGILDRLHEFTTESTTIRLENQSLKATLSALEEKLTLSKSEVQQVKVSVKQYESLVDSYKAQVQKTRAEADEYSARLQVAESESQAVRDEIDQEIQKVRRQLQGRLAELEPLPEALRHAELQLQEAHEKERLQERRNTELGTSLAELRIKAEQQGSLAEMLRHKNMLLQEENKQLQHKVEGLERKLEEANSQNRDLIQVISKREETIHSNQVRLEEKSRECSILTRQLEEALNDARQQVTQTRERAASKERVTQSKIVDLETQLSRATTELNQLRRAKEEAERRYQSRLQDVKDRLEQSDSTNRSLQNYVQFLKSSYVNVFGDPAPTGSSFRTPSPI